Within the Corallococcus exiguus genome, the region ACGAAGGGCTCGGGTCCGCAGCCGCCGCCTGTCGAGGAGCGCGAGCTGGAGCCCGAGGATCCGAAGTAGGGCCCACGAACGGTTCGAATTCGCGGCCCCCGCCCGTCGGCGAGTGCGCTGGAGCCCGAGGATGCGCCGGTGGACCCGCGAGCGCCGCTCATCGCGGTGCTGGCTCCGATGCCGGTTGCATCTGCCCGGAGCGCTGGCCGGTCACCGGCGCATCGGGCCCACGAACGGCTCGGGCCCGCGACCGCCTCCGGTGGGGAGGACGGGGCGGGCCCGGGGCACGGCCTTCGCGGTGACGGGCTACTCCGGCCGCGGCTCCGGCGGACGCGCCAGCGCCTTCATCGGCACGGGCGCGGGATGGGCCTCGCGCGGGGTGTGCTCGCGCTGCTTCGGATCCGGGCGCTCCACCACGCGGGCGATGAGGTCGTAGTCGTGCGCCTCCGTCACCTCCACGGTGACGAACTCGCCCGGGTACGCCAGACCGTCGTTGATGTAGACCTGCCCGTCGATTTCCGGCGCCTGGCCCTCGTGACGGCCCACCAGCAGGTGCTCGGACTCCTCGCTGGGGCCCTCCACCAGCACGGTGAGCTTCTGGCCCACGAGCTTCTTGTTCTGCTCGCGGTTGATGCGCTTCTGGATGGCCATCACCTCGCGCCAGCGGCGCTCGATGGTCTTCGCCGGGACCTTGTTCGGCAGGTCGAACGCGGCGGTGTTCTCCTCGTCCGAGTACTGGAACACGCCCAGGCGCTGGAAGCGCTGCTCCTTCACGAACTCCTTCAGGAGCTCGAAGTCCTCCTCCGTCTCACCCGGCAGGCCGACGATGAGCGAGGTGCGCATCACCAGGTTCGGCACGCGCTCGCGCAGCTTGCCCAGCAGCTTCTTGAGGAACTCCGAGTTGCGGCCGCGCTTCATGGACAGGAGCAGCTTGTCGCTGGCGTGCTGCACCGGCATGTCCAGGTACTTGGCGATCTTCGGCTCGGTGGCGATGACGTCGATGAGCTCGTCCGGGAACACGCGCGGGTAGGCGTAGTGCAGGCGGATCCACTTCACGTCCACCTTCACCAGCTCCTTGAGCAGCTCGTGGAGCTTCGGCTTGCCGGGCAGGTCATGCCCGTACGCCGTCAGGTCCTGCGCGACCAGGTTCAGCTCCTGCACGCCGCTGTCCACCAGGTTCCGCGCCTCCGCCACGATGTCCTGCACCGTGCGCGAGCGCTGGCCGCCGCGCAGCGTGGGGATGATGCAGAACGCGCAGGCGTTGTCGCACCCTTCGGAAATCTTCAGGTACGCCGTGTACTTCGGCATCGAGTTGATGCGCGGCGTCTCCGCGTTGTGGATGTAGTCCGGATCCGGAATCACCTGTCGCGGCGTGGCCTCCGCGGCCAGCAGGTCGCCAATCTGGGCGTACGCGCTGGTGCCCAGGAAGTGGTCCACCTCCGGCATCTCCTGCGACAGCTCCTGGCCGTAGCGCTGGGACAGGCAGCCGGTGACGACGAGCGTCTTGCACGAGCCCGACTTCTTCAGCTCCGCCATCTCCAGGATGGAGTCCACCGACTCCTGCTTCGCCGGCCCGATGAAGGCGCACGTGTTGACCACGATGACCTCGGCCTCCGAGGCCTCCTGCACGAGCGAATAGCCACGCGTGCGCAGCGTGCCCAGCATCACCTCGGAGTCCACCCGGTTCTTCGGGCAGCCGAGGGTCATCATGTACAGGCTCTTGGTCTCTTCCACGCGCGTCTACCGCTTTCCCAGTTGCGTTCGCTCGAAGTGGTCCGCACTCCAAACGAAGTTGATGATGGCGCCGTTCGAGTAACCGATGTTCAGCGCCCCGTCTTCTTCCAGCTCCACCGAAGTGGCGCGACCCAGCGCACAGGTGGCGGCCGGCCAGTCGAGCACTCGCTGGGCTGTCTTCCCCGACACCACATAGAGCCCCATGCGGAGCTCGTCGTCGGAGTCGCATTGACCCTCGACGGCATAGGGATTCTTCCCAGTGAGCACGGTAACGACCGGTCGTCCGTCCGGCAGGCTTAATGCTTCCGGCAGGTTCACGCCCATCTTCGAGGCGTCCACGGCCGTGGGGGCCACCAGCGCGCGCAGCGAGGCGGGGGTGAGGGCCTGTTCGCCCTGGGCCCAGTCCGGGTAGCTGAACAGGCTCCAGCCCAGCCAGCCGGTGGGCGCCGCCTCCAGCGCGGTGACGCTGGCGGGGGGCTTCAGCTTGAGGTTCTTGCGCGCCTCGTCCGGCAGGCGCAGCGCTTCACCCTCCGGCATGGTGCCGCCCTTGCAGTTGGACACCGGCACCACCTTGGCGCCCACCTGGTCCTGGTCCTCGTAGGTGATGCAGAGGTCCATGACGAGCGGATCCACGGCGGGGAAGCGGGGCAGGGCGCGCACGGGAATCATCGCCACCACCGACAGGGTGTCGCCCTGGCGGTGCACGGCGGCGTTCACCAGGCTTTGCGCGAACCTGGGCGTGCCGCTGTCCGCCCCGGAGGTGCGCTGACCGTCGAAGGCGAAGCGGTAGGTGTAGCCCGTGGCGGTGGTCCCCGAGTCCGGGAAGTAGAGCGTGAGGGTGATGATGTCACCCGCGAGCAGCTGGTTGTCCGTGGCCTCCACGCCCACGAAGAGCGTGTCCTTGCGCCAGCCCACCCGGGCGGAGAAGTTGGCGGTGGCGCCCTCGGTGGACAGCGGCTTGAGGACCAGCGGCGAGCCGAAGTCCTTGAGCCCCTTCTCCGGCCGGGGTGCCTTCTTGAGCACGGGCACCGGCTTGCTGGGCCGGGGCGCCCCGTCCTGCGCGAGCGAGGCGGTGGCGAAGAGCAGGCAGAGCGGCAGGGAGGCCAGACGGGCGGCGTGCATGGCGGAGGGGCGCCTCTAGTCGCGGAAGTTGGTGAACTGCATGTCCAGGCTGAGGCGGTCCTGCTCCTTGCGGAACAGCGCCATGGCCTCTTGCAGGTCGTCCCGGTTCTTGCCCGTGACGCGGAGCTGATCCGCCTGGATGGAGCCCTGCACCTTGATCTTCGACTCCTTGAGGACCTTGATGAGCTCCTTGGACTTCTCCACCGGGATGCCCTGCTGGAGCTTGATGGGCTGCTTGACGTTGGACAGGCCCGTCTTCTCGATGTCGCCGAACTCCAGCACGCGCAGGCTGATGCCGCGCTTGGCCAGCTTGCCGAGCAGGACCTCCTTGGCGGCCTGGAGCTTCTCCTCGCTGTTGGTCTTCAGCGTGAGCAAGGAATGATCCGGAGCGATTTCGATTTCGGCCTTCACGCCCTGGAAGTCGTAGCGGGTGCTGAGCTCCTTCCGGGTCTGATTGACCGCGTTGTCGAGTTCAGCCAGATCGATTTTGGAGATGACGTCAAAGGAGGGCATGGGGGGGACCTTTTCGCGCCCTTACCATACCTACACCCGGACGACCAAGGGCACCACCAGGGTGCGCCGGGAGGTGTGCTGCTTGAAGGCCCGCTTCACCGCCTTCACGAGCTCCTCCCGCGCCAGGGCGTCGTCCCCTCGGAGCAGGGGGTTGAGCTCCTCGAAGAAGGCCCGCGCGTCCTGGGCCACCCGGGCCAGCACGCCCTGCTCGTCCGGGCTGAGGCCCTGGCCGGACAGCTGGGGCCCCGCTACCAGCGCCTGGGTGTCGCGCCGGAGCACCACCGCCGCGGCCACCACGCCCGTCTCCGCCAGCCGGTTGCGCTCCACCAGCGTCTCCGGTGTCACCACCCCGTCTCCGGAGCGCTCCATCATGATGCGCCCTGAAGGCACGCTGCCAGTGAAACGGCCCCGCCCCTCCTCGAACGTCACCACGTCCCCGTCGTGGGCCAGCAGCAGGCCCTCCGCCGCCATGCCGGCCTCGCGGGCGGTGGTCAGGTGTCGGTGCAGGTGCCGGACTTCCCCATGCACGGGGATGAAATTCCGGGGGCGGATCAACTCCAGCACCCGGCGCTGCTGGGGGCGGCTGGCGTGTCCGGAGACGTGCACGCCGGGCTCCACCTGCGCGTAGACGATGCGGGCGCCGCGCCAGTGGAGCTGGTCGAGCAGCGCGCCCACGGAGCGCTCGTTGCCGGGGATGGGCCGGGCGCTGACGATGACGGTGTCTCCGGGCTCCAGGCGCACGGGCCCATCGCCATTCGCCAGTTGGGTGAGGCCCGCGCGCGGTTCGCCCTGCGCGCCGGTGGTGAGCACCGCCACGCGGTGGGGCGCGAGCTTGGGCACGTTGTCCAGGTGCACGAAGAGCGAGTCGGGCACGTCCAGGTAGCCCATCTCCCGCGCCAGCTCCACGTTGCGCACCATGCTGCGGCCCTGGAGCGCGACGAGCCGGCCGGTGCGCTCGCACAGGTCCAGCAGGTGCCGGACGCGGTGGAGGTTGGAGGAGAACTGGGCCACGACGATGCGGCCCTTCGTCTCGTGGAAGAGGCGCTCGAAGGTGGTCTGCACCACGCGCTCGCTGCCGGTCTCTTCCACATGCTCGGAGTTGGTGGAGTCCGACAGCAGGCACACCACGCCTTCGTCGCCCGCCTCGCCCCAGCGCTCCAGGTCCGTCTTGAGGCCGTCGATGGGGTCGGGGTCCAGCTTGAAGTCGCCGGTGTGGATGACGGTGCCTTCGGGGGAGCGCACGATGAAGCCCACCGCGTCCGGCACGGTGTGCGTCACGCGCGTGGCCTCCACGCTGAAGACGCTGCCCACGGGGAAGGGCGTGCGCGGCTCGATTTCGCGCAGGTCCGCCTTCACGCCCAGTTCCTCCAGGCGCTGACGCGCGAGCGCGAGCGTGAAGCGCGTGCCGTAGATGGGCACGGGCATGTCGCCCAGCAGGTAGGGGAGCGCGCCGATGTGGTCCTCGTGCCCGTGCGTGAGGAGCACGCCCTTGAGCTGGGCCGCGTTGCGCCGCAGGTGCGTGAAGTCTGGGACGATGATGTCCACGCCGGGCATTCCCGACGAGGGGAACATCAGGCCGGCGTCGATGAGCAGCATCTCCCCACGACAGGCGAGCACCATGGCGTTGAGGCCGATTTCGCCAAGGCCGCCCAGAGGGATGACGTGGAGCATGTGTCCGGAAGTCTAAGGGCCCGGCCCCTCCAGTGCGTAGGAATCCGCACACCCCACCACCGCGAGCCGCCGCCCGCCTGCTTGACGGATTCAAACTAAAGGCTTAGTTGTATTCGAACTAAGGGTTTAGTTCGAAGCCGGGAGGCCATGCCCGTGACGAAGCCGCCGTCCGTCGAGGAGTCCAAGCCGCTCACGCCCGTGGAGCTGGAGCTGATGCAGCTCGTGTGGAAGCTGGGGGAGGTGAGCGTGGCGGACGTGCTCGCGGCGCTGCCGCCGGAGCGCAAGCTGGCCTACACGTCGGTGTCCACGGTGCTGCGCATCCTGGAGCAGAAGGGCGTGGTGCAGAGCCGCAAGGAGGGGCGGGGGCACTTGTACTCGGCGCGGCTGTCTCGCGAGGCCTACGAGGCCCAGAGCGTGCGCCACCTGGTGGCGACGGTGTTCGACGGGACGCCGTCGTCGCTGGTGGCGCGGCTGGTGGAGGCGGTGCCGCTGTCCCCAGAGGAGGTGGAGCAGATCCGCAAGCTGCTGGGCCGCAAGGGAGGCCGGGGATGAGTGCCTTCGTCCGGGACGTGCTGGCTGCGTACCTCACGGCGGCGGTGCTGGTGGCGGTGGGCTTCGGGCTCTTGCGCGCGGCGCTGGCGTTGGGGATGGAGCGGAGGCTGGACGCGCGGCAGACGCTGCGCGTGGGGCGGGTGGCGCTGGGGCTGGCGGTGCTCCTTCCGTTCGTGGCGCTCGCCGCGCGGGAGTGGATGCCGTCGGCGCCGCTCTTCAAGTTCGAGCGTTCCCTGGTGAGCTACGCCGCGCCGCTGACGCCTGTCGAAGCGCGGCCCGTGCTCGGCGCCGTGACGGAGACGCGGTCCTCGGGCATGGGCCTGCCGTGGGCGATGGTCGGAATGGGGTTGGTGGGGGCGGGGGCGTTGGCGTTCCTGGCGTGGGAGCTGCGGCGGTATGCGCGCTTGCGGCGGAAGCTGGAGGCGCTGCCCGTGCTTCGCCGCGTGGGCCGCGTGCGCGTGGTGCTGGGGGACGCGGCGGACGGCGCGTTCTCCGTGTGGTTCCCCTTTGCAGGCGCGTGGGCGGTGGTTCCCGCTGAGGTGTTGGAGGACTCGGAGGCGCTCCGGCTCACGGTGCGGCATGAGCTGCAACACCACCGGCAGAGGGACACGGTGTTTGCCTATGCGCGGCTGGGGTTCGACAGCGCCTTCTTCTGGAATCCGTTCGCCCGGGCGTTCTCGCGGTGGTTGGCGGAGCGTCAGGAGTTCGCCTGTGACGAGGCGCTCGTCGCCATGAAGAACGTGTCCGCGGATGCGTATGCGCGGTGCCTGTTGCAGGCGTCGCTGCGTGTCCCTGCTGCCCTTTCTCTTCCCGCCGGTGTCACCGGCATGTCCCACCCCACTGTCAGGAGGATCCACATGCTGTTCCAGCCTCGTCCCCGTAGCCCCGTGCGCACCCTGGGTCTGTCGTTGTCGCTGGCGTTGGTGCTCGCGCCGCTGGCGCTGTGGGCGCAGGGAACGGTGCGGGGACGCGCGGTGTCGCTGACGGAGGCGCGTGCCCTGGCGGAGGCGGGGCAGAAGGCGGGGGACCTGCCGGTGGTGGTGGATGCCGCCGTGGTCGAACAGCTCAACAAGTTCGTCACCACGCCGAAGGGCCGCGACTTCATGCGCAAGGCGCTGGCGAACCTCCAGGAGCACCGCGAGGCGATGACGGGCACGCTGCGCTCGCGCTCCCTGCCGGAGGGGCTGCTCGCGGTGGCGATGGTGGAGTCGGCGGTGAGCAATCTGCCGGAGACGTCTCGCGAGCCGTCGATGGCGCCGGGGCCGCGGGGCGCGGGTGTGTGGATGTTCATTCCGGAGACGGCGCGTCGCTACGGCCTGAAGGTGGAGGCGGGGCGTGACGAGCGGCTGGACGTGGCGCGGGAAACGGAGGCCGCGGCGTCCCTCTTCCAGGCGCTGTATGAGCGCTACGGCGACTGGCGGCTCGCGCTCGCGGCCTACAACCAGGGTGAGGGTGTGGTGGACCGAGTCCTCGCGGAGAGCGGCGTGCGCGACGTGAGCGAGCTGGTGCGCACAGGCAAGCTCAATGGCTACACCGCCACCGTGCAGGCCGGAGTGCTGCTGCTGCGCAACCCGCACCTGCTCGACTGAGCGTTTGTCCACCGCGCGGGGAATGTCCCCGCCACACCGGGGTTCGGATGCTCGCCACCCTGCTTTCGCGCGAGGATGGCGGCGCTCAGTGCCAGGGGTGGGAAACGCCATGAAGATCGTCGCGCTCGTTCGTCCCGCGGGTGAGGTTCCGGAAGCAGCCCAGGTGCTCGCCGCCGCGGCGGGCATGGCCCCTGCGGAGGCCCGCATGCGGCTGGCCCCCGAGCCTCCCGCCCTGATTGCGCGCCTGGCTCCCGATGCGGCGGATGCCCTGGTGAAGACCCTCAGGGACGCGGGCCTCGCGGCGCTCGCTATCGACGAGTCGGAGGTCGCGGAGCGCGTCACGGCACGCACCGTCACGTTCAGCGCGGCGCAGGCGACGTTCACGCCTCGCGCGGGCGCGCCGCTCACCATGGCCTTGGAGGACGTGACGCTCATCCTCCGGGGCGCGTCGTCCCTGCGCACGCAGAGCGAGCACACGGAGAAGACGACACAGGTGGCGCTGGGCACGGCCCTCCTCACGGGCGGCCTGAAGCTGACGAAGACGGCGGAGAAGAGCGTGCGCGGCTCGCAGGAGGAGACGTCGCAAGTCGTCTTCGTCTTCGACCGTGACGGCCGGGGCGCCGTGCTGCCGGAGGTGGGTTTTGACTTCTCGTGCCTGGGACCCGCGATGCAGGCGTCGCGCACCGCGAACATGGTGACCCTGGCGCGCCTGGTGCGTGAGCGCGCCCCGGCCGCGTTCTACGACGAGCGGCTTCTGCGGCTGGGACGCCGGCCCGTGCCCTTCGTGCTGGGCGGAGCGGTGCAGGTGGTCAGCGGCACCATGGCTCATTCCCGCATCAACACCGCGCATGGCCTGGACGTACTCGCGGAGGCCATGCGCCTGGGCGTGGCCCGGGGCGACCTGCCCTGACCGTGCATGCGCGGCGAGGATGACCCCGGCCGGGCCGGGGACGCCCCGACGGCTCAGGACAGCGGCGTGGCGCCCCCCTCCGGGGGCGGACGGGAGATCCACGCGGCGATGAACACGTCCAATTCGCCTCGCATCACGTCCTTCACTCGGGGCGTCCCCGCGCCCGTGCGTGGATCCTCCACCCGCGCTCCACGGCCCAGGAAGTAGCGGCGGGCTTCGTCGGTGCTGGCGCCCTGGCCGGCGACGACGCGCGCGGCGATGCCCTTGAGCTCGTCCAGCTCCCCGGCGCCAATGAGCGTGAGCACGCGGCCCGTCGCTTCGTCCTTCGCGGTGACTTCGTTGCGCACGCGCTGGAGGTACTCGCCTTCGCGGCTCTTCACCGGCCGGCCTTCCAGCACCAGCAGCTCCCGCTCCACCTCCTCCATCGGTCCGCCCCGGTGCACGCGCACGTACGCGCGCTGGCGCTTCTCGTCCTCCAGGCGGCGGTGCAGCCCCGCCTCGCCCGCGAGGAATCCGTACGCGCCCGGTCCGGCGATGCGCACCACCACGCGCGCGGGGGCGTCCGCTTCCGCGACGGCGGTGGCCTCGTAGCCCCGGCGCTGCGCCCAGCCCAGGTACATGGTGGCCAGCTCCTGCACCCACGCGTCCTGCAGCTCGGACGCGTCGCTGGCGCAGATGTCCACCAGCGCCTCGTTGTCCAACGTCGTGGCCCCGGCGGCCCGCAGCGCCTCCGCCATCTGGACCTCTCGCGCGACCTCCTCCACCTGCTTCGCGGCGGAGCCCAGCTGCACCTCGTTCTTCGCCTCGCGCACCAGCCGGCGCCCGAAGTTGCACGCCGCCTCCAGGCGGTCCAGCTCTCCCAGCTGCGCCTCCACCGTGCGGAAGGCGCGGAGGACGTCCGCCGCGCGCTGCGAGTCGTCCCAGAGGTTGGGCGCCTGCGTCTCCGCGAGCAGCGCCGCGCGGCGCGCCTCCAGCTCCGACCGCCCCGTGGACTCGGCGAGCGCGCGGGCACGGCCCACCAGCCGGTCCATCTCAATCAGCAGCGACTTGCGGTCCAACCGGCGCTTCACCGCCGCGGCCTTCGGCGTGGGCAGGAGCAGCTGCGCCGTCACCTCGCGAGGAGTCGGCACGGGCTCCGCGACCGCCACCACGCGGCCTCCAGGACGAGCCTCCACGCGCACGGGCGTACCCGGCGGCAGCGGCCTGCGAGCAATCTCCACCGCGAGCGCCGCGGTGAGCGTCTTCTCGATTTCACGCTGCAGGTAGCGCGCGCCGAACTGCGGCGAATAGCCGCGCTCCACCAGCCGGTCCACCACCTCCGGTGTCACTTCCACGTCCAGGGCGCGGGCGCGGATGCCTTCTCGCTCCAGCACGCGGCCCACCTCGCGCTGGGCAATCTTGCGGATGTCCACGCGCGACAGCGGACGGAAGTGGCAGATGGCGTCGAAGCGGTTGAGGAACTCCGGACGGAAGGCCTCCGCGATGCGGCGGTCCACCTCCGACACCTGCTCGTCGGCGCGCTTGTGCGCGGCGAAGCCCAGGCCCGCCTCGCGGTACACCTCCGAGCCCACGTTGGACGTGGCCACGATGAGCGTGTTGTTGCACGACACCGCCTCGCCCGCGCCGTTGACGAAGGTGCCCTCGTCGAAGAGCTGGAGGAAGCGGTCGTGCACGCTGCGCGCGGCCTTCTCGAACTCGTCCAGCAGCAGCACGGTGAACACCTTGCCGTCGAGCAGCG harbors:
- the rimO gene encoding 30S ribosomal protein S12 methylthiotransferase RimO, which produces MTLGCPKNRVDSEVMLGTLRTRGYSLVQEASEAEVIVVNTCAFIGPAKQESVDSILEMAELKKSGSCKTLVVTGCLSQRYGQELSQEMPEVDHFLGTSAYAQIGDLLAAEATPRQVIPDPDYIHNAETPRINSMPKYTAYLKISEGCDNACAFCIIPTLRGGQRSRTVQDIVAEARNLVDSGVQELNLVAQDLTAYGHDLPGKPKLHELLKELVKVDVKWIRLHYAYPRVFPDELIDVIATEPKIAKYLDMPVQHASDKLLLSMKRGRNSEFLKKLLGKLRERVPNLVMRTSLIVGLPGETEEDFELLKEFVKEQRFQRLGVFQYSDEENTAAFDLPNKVPAKTIERRWREVMAIQKRINREQNKKLVGQKLTVLVEGPSEESEHLLVGRHEGQAPEIDGQVYINDGLAYPGEFVTVEVTEAHDYDLIARVVERPDPKQREHTPREAHPAPVPMKALARPPEPRPE
- a CDS encoding YajQ family cyclic di-GMP-binding protein, with product MPSFDVISKIDLAELDNAVNQTRKELSTRYDFQGVKAEIEIAPDHSLLTLKTNSEEKLQAAKEVLLGKLAKRGISLRVLEFGDIEKTGLSNVKQPIKLQQGIPVEKSKELIKVLKESKIKVQGSIQADQLRVTGKNRDDLQEAMALFRKEQDRLSLDMQFTNFRD
- a CDS encoding ribonuclease J, yielding MLHVIPLGGLGEIGLNAMVLACRGEMLLIDAGLMFPSSGMPGVDIIVPDFTHLRRNAAQLKGVLLTHGHEDHIGALPYLLGDMPVPIYGTRFTLALARQRLEELGVKADLREIEPRTPFPVGSVFSVEATRVTHTVPDAVGFIVRSPEGTVIHTGDFKLDPDPIDGLKTDLERWGEAGDEGVVCLLSDSTNSEHVEETGSERVVQTTFERLFHETKGRIVVAQFSSNLHRVRHLLDLCERTGRLVALQGRSMVRNVELAREMGYLDVPDSLFVHLDNVPKLAPHRVAVLTTGAQGEPRAGLTQLANGDGPVRLEPGDTVIVSARPIPGNERSVGALLDQLHWRGARIVYAQVEPGVHVSGHASRPQQRRVLELIRPRNFIPVHGEVRHLHRHLTTAREAGMAAEGLLLAHDGDVVTFEEGRGRFTGSVPSGRIMMERSGDGVVTPETLVERNRLAETGVVAAAVVLRRDTQALVAGPQLSGQGLSPDEQGVLARVAQDARAFFEELNPLLRGDDALAREELVKAVKRAFKQHTSRRTLVVPLVVRV
- a CDS encoding BlaI/MecI/CopY family transcriptional regulator, whose product is MPVTKPPSVEESKPLTPVELELMQLVWKLGEVSVADVLAALPPERKLAYTSVSTVLRILEQKGVVQSRKEGRGHLYSARLSREAYEAQSVRHLVATVFDGTPSSLVARLVEAVPLSPEEVEQIRKLLGRKGGRG
- a CDS encoding M56 and MltD domain-containing protein yields the protein MSAFVRDVLAAYLTAAVLVAVGFGLLRAALALGMERRLDARQTLRVGRVALGLAVLLPFVALAAREWMPSAPLFKFERSLVSYAAPLTPVEARPVLGAVTETRSSGMGLPWAMVGMGLVGAGALAFLAWELRRYARLRRKLEALPVLRRVGRVRVVLGDAADGAFSVWFPFAGAWAVVPAEVLEDSEALRLTVRHELQHHRQRDTVFAYARLGFDSAFFWNPFARAFSRWLAERQEFACDEALVAMKNVSADAYARCLLQASLRVPAALSLPAGVTGMSHPTVRRIHMLFQPRPRSPVRTLGLSLSLALVLAPLALWAQGTVRGRAVSLTEARALAEAGQKAGDLPVVVDAAVVEQLNKFVTTPKGRDFMRKALANLQEHREAMTGTLRSRSLPEGLLAVAMVESAVSNLPETSREPSMAPGPRGAGVWMFIPETARRYGLKVEAGRDERLDVARETEAAASLFQALYERYGDWRLALAAYNQGEGVVDRVLAESGVRDVSELVRTGKLNGYTATVQAGVLLLRNPHLLD
- a CDS encoding AAA family ATPase; the encoded protein is MATRKNEDQERLIDRDLTAMAREGKLPAAHGVDTAVTEVLGLLTRGGKHPLLAGEPGVGKSALVQEVARRIAEGRVDGDLAQARLVEVSVANILARSTQRQAAESFEELLIHLGRHPCPIVYIRDLPVALGGPLAPVAVRALRTGGLRFIFETEPKRVQELLRADEALAERLHLLPLNEPPLEKARWIVGRVAEELERELRLPIDPAACDLALRLSAKFLLAQHMPRKAIELLKETAAEAAGVARDHVGPEDVLTRFCAATRLPRFVVDDAMPLDLEETERFFGERLLGQTDAVAAVLRSVALLKAGLNDPRRPLGVFLFAGPTGVGKTQLAKLLAEYLFGSADRLVRLNMADYPNDGDESVPFGASWAPALETRRGELSALLDGKVFTVLLLDEFEKAARSVHDRFLQLFDEGTFVNGAGEAVSCNNTLIVATSNVGSEVYREAGLGFAAHKRADEQVSEVDRRIAEAFRPEFLNRFDAICHFRPLSRVDIRKIAQREVGRVLEREGIRARALDVEVTPEVVDRLVERGYSPQFGARYLQREIEKTLTAALAVEIARRPLPPGTPVRVEARPGGRVVAVAEPVPTPREVTAQLLLPTPKAAAVKRRLDRKSLLIEMDRLVGRARALAESTGRSELEARRAALLAETQAPNLWDDSQRAADVLRAFRTVEAQLGELDRLEAACNFGRRLVREAKNEVQLGSAAKQVEEVAREVQMAEALRAAGATTLDNEALVDICASDASELQDAWVQELATMYLGWAQRRGYEATAVAEADAPARVVVRIAGPGAYGFLAGEAGLHRRLEDEKRQRAYVRVHRGGPMEEVERELLVLEGRPVKSREGEYLQRVRNEVTAKDEATGRVLTLIGAGELDELKGIAARVVAGQGASTDEARRYFLGRGARVEDPRTGAGTPRVKDVMRGELDVFIAAWISRPPPEGGATPLS